The sequence below is a genomic window from Luteimonas sp. MC1825.
AGCGAGCCGATCGCGGCCGTCGGCGCGATGGTGCCGTCATCGAAGGCCACCGCGATGCCGGCGCCGCGCGCGGAATAGTGGCGGAACTCGCGCGGCGTACCGTCGTAGACCTGCTCGGTACGCTGCGGGCCGTCGCTGGCGGTCAGGCCCCAGATGTCGGCGCCGTAGCCGGCCCAACCCATCGGGTTCTCGATGGCGTACGAGCGCTGCGCGTAGGTCGCACGCCGCGAATTCTCGAAGTAGTCGATGCCGCGCCCACGCATGTAGGCGTCGCGGATGCCGCGGAAATCGATCCAGACGTGGCTGTACTGGTGGCCGAACTGCGGCGCGAAGCTCAGGTATTCCTGCCCCTGGTAGATGCCCCAGCTGTCGTCGTAGGTCGCGGTCCAGCGTGTCCAGGCCTCCGGCTCCACGGGATGCGTGGGCGACGCCAGCGCCAGGATGTAGACCAGCATCGCCTCGTCGTAGCCGGTCCAGTCATGCTCGATGAAGCCGTTTTCCGGATACCAGCCCATCGAGATCAACGGTGGCCGCTGCTGCAGCCACGGCCACTCGACGCGCAGGTACAGCGCTTCCGCAATCTCGCGGACCTCCTGTTCACGCGCGTCGTCGCGGTCGTAATAGCTCTGCGCGAACAGCACGCCCATCATCATCAGCCCGGTGTCGACGCTGGACAGCTCCACCCAGGGCTCGTAGCGGTGCCCACTCTGCATGTCGAGGAAGTGGTAGAAAAACCCCTTGTGGCCGATGGTGCCGCGCGCACCCGGTCCGTGCCGCGCGTCGCGCAGGAAGCGCAGCGTAAGCAGGGTGCGGTCCACCGCTTGGCGTCGGCTGATCCAGCCGTTC
It includes:
- a CDS encoding glucoamylase family protein, whose amino-acid sequence is MACGREQQQVEPPRPGPIEEVVVTAPADPRAVGPPELTPLFADIEKRTFQFFWDTTNEANGMTPDRFPSRPFASIAAIGFALTAYPVGIENGWISRRQAVDRTLLTLRFLRDARHGPGARGTIGHKGFFYHFLDMQSGHRYEPWVELSSVDTGLMMMGVLFAQSYYDRDDAREQEVREIAEALYLRVEWPWLQQRPPLISMGWYPENGFIEHDWTGYDEAMLVYILALASPTHPVEPEAWTRWTATYDDSWGIYQGQEYLSFAPQFGHQYSHVWIDFRGIRDAYMRGRGIDYFENSRRATYAQRSYAIENPMGWAGYGADIWGLTASDGPQRTEQVYDGTPREFRHYSARGAGIAVAFDDGTIAPTAAIGSLPFAPELVIPATEALHASHGEYLYSSYGFLDAFNPSFNYDVPLKTGRIVPGKGWVASDYIGIDQGPILLMIANYRNGFVWEVMKRNAHIRRGLERAGFRGGWLGEAQVQGAMPAAETERETEDDAVLEPATP